The following proteins come from a genomic window of Micromonospora zamorensis:
- a CDS encoding DUF5703 family protein yields the protein MDYEYAPLRLPPNVDRLTAAAQLAIQAEFSGWELARVRLYRDGTRQVVLRRRRVNQPQPGLSY from the coding sequence ATGGACTACGAATACGCGCCGCTGCGGCTGCCGCCGAACGTCGACCGGTTGACCGCCGCGGCGCAGTTGGCGATCCAGGCGGAGTTCTCAGGATGGGAGTTGGCCCGGGTGCGGCTGTACCGCGACGGCACGCGGCAGGTGGTGCTGCGTCGCCGGCGGGTCAACCAGCCGCAGCCGGGCCTGTCGTACTGA
- a CDS encoding ATP-dependent Clp protease ATP-binding subunit: MMGPGDIGSDPWDEFLARYFGRGEGGRRPPHRVDITRLMTADAREMLADAARRAAQRQSSDLDTDHLLWAALQREPLRDLVRRAGADPDTLLNALGGKGDGAPRGEVPPNLSLTPAAKRALLDAHQLSRAMGANYIGPEHILMALPLNPESPAGRMLAAGRIQPESLQAANAERGPMNGPKPDRGTPTLDQYGQDLTDLARNDQIDPVIGRADEIEQAVEILSRRTKNNPVLIGEAGVGKTAIVEGLAERICDGDVPQTLLGKRVVQLDLAGLVAGTRYRGDFEERLKKVIDEIRAHRDELIIFMDEIHTLVGAGGAGSEGGMDASNMLKPALARGELRVIGATTLDEYRKSIEKDAALARRFQPVLVPEPGVDDTIAILRGLRDRYEAHHQVRFTDEALVAAAELSDRYVTDRFLPDKAIDLIDQAGARVRLRTRTPASDVRELEQELDEVRRDKEQAVSDEQYERASALRDRISELEEEIRRANGDDGSSSQVPEVGPKEIAEVVSRATGIPVSQLTEEERDRLLRLEGYLHQKVVGQDDAVTAVAEAVRRSRAGLADPERPMGSFLFLGPTGVGKTELARALAEALFGEADRMVRVDMSEFQERHTVSRLVGAPPGYVGYEEAGQLTEAVRRRPYAVVLLDEIEKAHPDVFNILLQVLDDGRLTDSQGRTVNFKNTVLIMTSNLGSELITGAQRSVGFGSGDVGSEQESNELRERLMRRLQENFRPEFLNRIDEVIIFRRLEAEQLRDITALLLEETRRRMHAQDLQVEFTTAGIDWLAEHGYQPEFGARPLRRVIQREVDNHLSRMLLESAISPGQKVIVDARDGALTFDVTAGERGYTAATTTHPR, from the coding sequence ATGATGGGACCCGGTGACATCGGCTCCGACCCGTGGGACGAATTCCTGGCCAGATACTTCGGCCGGGGCGAGGGAGGGCGCCGGCCACCGCACCGGGTCGACATCACCCGTCTGATGACGGCCGACGCCCGGGAGATGCTGGCCGACGCCGCCCGGCGGGCCGCCCAGCGCCAGAGCAGCGACCTGGACACCGACCACCTGCTCTGGGCGGCGCTGCAACGCGAACCCCTGCGGGACCTCGTACGCCGGGCCGGCGCCGACCCGGACACCCTGCTCAACGCGCTCGGGGGGAAGGGCGACGGCGCACCGCGCGGGGAGGTGCCGCCGAACCTGTCGTTGACCCCCGCCGCCAAGCGGGCGCTGCTCGACGCCCACCAGCTGTCCCGGGCGATGGGCGCCAACTACATCGGCCCTGAGCACATCCTGATGGCGTTGCCGCTCAACCCGGAGTCGCCGGCCGGGCGGATGCTGGCCGCCGGCCGGATCCAACCCGAGTCGTTGCAGGCGGCCAACGCCGAGCGCGGGCCGATGAACGGCCCGAAGCCGGATCGCGGCACGCCCACCCTGGACCAGTACGGGCAGGACCTCACCGACCTGGCCCGCAACGATCAGATCGACCCGGTGATCGGACGGGCCGACGAGATCGAGCAGGCCGTGGAGATCCTGTCCCGGCGTACCAAGAACAACCCGGTGCTGATCGGCGAGGCCGGTGTGGGAAAGACCGCCATCGTCGAGGGGCTGGCCGAGCGGATCTGCGACGGTGACGTCCCGCAGACCCTGCTCGGCAAGCGGGTCGTCCAACTCGACCTGGCCGGTCTGGTCGCCGGCACCCGCTACCGGGGCGACTTCGAGGAGCGGCTGAAGAAGGTGATCGACGAGATCCGGGCGCACCGGGACGAGCTGATCATCTTCATGGACGAGATCCACACCCTGGTCGGGGCGGGTGGCGCCGGCAGCGAGGGTGGGATGGACGCGTCCAACATGCTCAAACCCGCACTGGCCCGTGGCGAGCTGCGGGTGATCGGCGCGACGACGCTGGACGAGTACCGCAAGAGCATCGAGAAGGACGCCGCGCTGGCCCGGCGCTTCCAGCCGGTGCTGGTGCCCGAGCCCGGCGTCGACGACACCATCGCCATCCTGCGTGGTCTGCGCGACCGGTACGAGGCGCACCACCAGGTGCGTTTCACCGACGAGGCGCTGGTCGCGGCCGCCGAGCTGTCCGACCGGTACGTCACCGACCGGTTCCTGCCGGACAAGGCCATCGACCTCATCGACCAGGCCGGCGCGCGGGTGCGGCTGCGCACCCGCACGCCCGCCTCCGACGTGCGGGAGCTGGAGCAGGAGCTCGACGAGGTACGCCGGGACAAGGAGCAGGCCGTCAGCGACGAGCAGTACGAGCGGGCCTCCGCGCTGCGCGACCGGATCTCCGAGCTGGAGGAGGAGATCCGTCGGGCGAACGGCGACGACGGGTCGTCCTCGCAGGTGCCCGAGGTGGGTCCGAAGGAGATCGCCGAGGTGGTCTCCCGGGCCACCGGCATCCCGGTCAGCCAGCTCACCGAGGAGGAACGGGACCGGCTGCTGCGCCTGGAGGGGTACCTGCACCAGAAGGTGGTCGGTCAGGACGACGCGGTCACCGCGGTCGCCGAGGCCGTCCGCCGTTCCCGGGCCGGGCTGGCCGACCCGGAGCGGCCGATGGGCAGCTTCCTGTTCCTCGGCCCGACCGGCGTCGGCAAGACCGAGCTGGCCCGCGCGCTGGCCGAGGCGCTGTTCGGCGAGGCGGACCGGATGGTCCGGGTGGACATGAGCGAGTTCCAGGAACGACACACGGTCAGCCGGCTGGTCGGCGCGCCACCCGGATACGTCGGCTACGAGGAGGCCGGCCAGCTCACCGAGGCGGTGCGTCGCCGCCCGTACGCGGTGGTGCTGCTCGACGAGATCGAGAAGGCCCACCCGGACGTGTTCAACATCCTGCTCCAGGTGCTCGACGACGGGCGGCTGACCGACAGCCAGGGTCGCACTGTGAACTTCAAGAACACCGTACTGATCATGACGAGCAACCTCGGCTCGGAGCTGATCACCGGCGCCCAGCGCTCGGTCGGCTTCGGCAGCGGGGACGTGGGTAGCGAGCAGGAGAGCAACGAACTGCGGGAGCGGCTGATGCGCCGACTGCAGGAGAACTTCCGCCCGGAGTTCCTCAACCGCATCGACGAGGTCATCATCTTCCGCCGGCTGGAGGCCGAGCAGCTGCGCGACATCACCGCGCTGCTGCTGGAGGAGACCCGCCGCCGCATGCACGCCCAGGACCTCCAGGTGGAGTTCACCACGGCAGGCATCGACTGGCTCGCCGAGCACGGCTACCAGCCGGAGTTCGGCGCCCGACCGCTGCGCCGGGTGATCCAGCGGGAGGTGGACAACCACCTGTCCCGGATGTTGCTGGAGTCGGCGATCTCACCGGGGCAGAAGGTCATTGTGGACGCCCGCGACGGCGCGCTCACCTTCGACGTGACCGCAGGCGAGCGGGGGTACACCGCCGCCACGACCACCCACCCGCGATGA
- a CDS encoding DUF3140 domain-containing protein has protein sequence MVREARLDPEVEVLWEDFHAEVNVPSEQLRTWLLTRGSGEESFSPNPNLDLPQPGREILKVLNKRKVDLTPEDIEVMREAVERIRELMDAKPSRGNADDSWRHSLLDLGHDPLIER, from the coding sequence ATGGTACGCGAAGCGAGGCTCGACCCCGAGGTGGAAGTGCTCTGGGAGGACTTCCACGCCGAGGTCAACGTCCCGTCGGAGCAGCTGCGCACCTGGCTGCTGACCCGGGGTTCCGGGGAGGAGTCGTTCAGCCCGAACCCGAACCTCGACCTGCCCCAGCCGGGCCGGGAGATCCTCAAGGTGCTGAACAAGCGCAAGGTGGACCTCACCCCGGAGGACATCGAGGTGATGCGGGAGGCGGTCGAGCGCATCCGCGAGCTGATGGACGCCAAGCCGTCGCGCGGAAACGCCGACGACAGCTGGCGGCACTCGTTGCTCGACCTGGGTCACGACCCGCTCATCGAACGCTGA
- a CDS encoding M20/M25/M40 family metallo-hydrolase, with amino-acid sequence MTSDAASARPDPTAEVVDLCRDLLRIDTTNTGDNDTSVGERRAAEYVAEKLAEVGVESVLHESAPGRANVVARIPGTDPSRGALLVHGHLDVVPADADEWSVHPFSGEQRDGYLWGRGAIDMKDFDAMVLAVVRHWQRTGVRPPRDIVLAYTADEEAGSDYGARFLVDNHRGLFDGCTEAIGEVGGFSYSVNDNQRLYLIETAEKGIDWLRLHAKGRPGHGSMMHDDNAVTALAEAVARIGRHRFPVVVTDTVRAFLTEVSDLLGIELDPDDPETAIAKLGPIANIIGATIRNTANPTRLSAGYKDNVIPGRATATIDCRSLPGQSELLERQLRELVGPDIAIEYVQRQPALETTFDGDLVEAMSAALRAEDPGARPVPYMLSGGTDAKAFSQLGIRCFGFAPLRLPAELNFSALFHGIDERVPVDGLQFGVRVLDRFLRTC; translated from the coding sequence ATGACGAGCGATGCCGCCTCCGCCCGACCCGACCCCACCGCAGAGGTCGTGGACCTGTGCCGCGACCTGCTGCGCATCGACACCACCAACACCGGGGACAACGACACCAGCGTGGGCGAGCGCCGCGCGGCCGAGTACGTGGCGGAGAAGCTCGCCGAGGTGGGCGTGGAGTCCGTCCTGCACGAGTCCGCACCGGGCCGGGCGAACGTGGTGGCCCGCATCCCGGGCACCGACCCGAGCCGGGGCGCGCTGCTGGTGCACGGCCACCTGGACGTGGTGCCCGCCGACGCCGACGAATGGTCGGTGCACCCCTTCTCCGGCGAGCAGCGCGACGGCTACCTGTGGGGCCGGGGCGCCATCGACATGAAGGACTTCGACGCGATGGTGCTCGCCGTGGTGCGGCACTGGCAGCGCACCGGCGTACGACCCCCGCGCGACATCGTGCTCGCGTACACCGCCGACGAGGAGGCGGGCAGCGACTACGGCGCGCGCTTCCTGGTGGACAACCACCGTGGCCTCTTCGACGGGTGCACCGAGGCGATCGGCGAGGTAGGCGGCTTCTCCTACTCGGTCAACGACAACCAGCGGCTCTATCTCATCGAGACCGCCGAGAAGGGCATCGACTGGCTGCGGCTGCACGCCAAGGGCCGCCCCGGGCACGGCTCGATGATGCACGACGACAACGCGGTCACCGCGCTCGCCGAGGCGGTCGCCCGGATCGGGCGGCACCGCTTCCCGGTGGTCGTCACCGACACCGTACGGGCGTTCCTGACGGAGGTCTCCGACCTGCTCGGCATCGAGCTGGACCCGGACGACCCGGAGACGGCCATCGCCAAGCTCGGCCCGATCGCCAACATCATCGGCGCGACGATCCGCAACACCGCCAACCCGACCCGGTTGAGCGCCGGCTACAAGGACAACGTCATCCCCGGCCGGGCCACCGCCACCATCGACTGCCGCAGCCTGCCCGGCCAGTCCGAGCTGCTGGAGCGGCAGCTGCGCGAGCTGGTCGGCCCGGACATCGCGATCGAGTACGTCCAGCGGCAGCCCGCCCTGGAGACCACCTTCGACGGTGACCTGGTCGAGGCCATGTCGGCGGCCCTGCGCGCGGAGGACCCGGGAGCACGGCCGGTCCCGTACATGCTCTCCGGCGGCACCGACGCCAAGGCGTTCTCGCAGCTCGGCATCCGCTGCTTCGGGTTCGCCCCGCTCCGGCTGCCCGCCGAACTGAACTTCTCGGCGTTGTTCCACGGCATCGACGAGCGGGTTCCGGTGGACGGACTACAGTTCGGCGTGCGGGTGCTCGACCGGTTCCTCCGCACCTGCTAG
- a CDS encoding SseB family protein, which yields MTPPSPTWPEIAARLRDTVVRCDRDTDLVLSAGPRGIRLLVRRQVVRAVCPGHDEARLAALGWHRPTGAEGWWYEAARTPEQVERLSALVTRTAAEVLTDEPGALSCRAVTHAQAAPAGTTAAQAEPAVVAVLVAAVDRRDLPGYLGALAGAPVCVPLAGEPAPDADFPWTVVGDATGAPLLPVFTSPGALAAFAGDGVPFVALACADLFEDWPDPSWGLAVDPGNAWGVALAAPALAALLTANVPAG from the coding sequence GTGACGCCGCCGTCGCCGACCTGGCCGGAGATCGCCGCTCGGCTGCGGGACACCGTCGTCCGCTGCGACCGGGACACCGACCTGGTGCTCTCCGCCGGTCCGCGCGGGATCCGGCTGCTGGTGCGCCGCCAGGTGGTGCGGGCTGTCTGCCCCGGCCACGACGAGGCACGCCTGGCCGCGCTCGGCTGGCACCGCCCGACCGGCGCCGAGGGCTGGTGGTACGAGGCGGCGCGCACTCCTGAGCAGGTGGAACGGCTCAGTGCGTTAGTGACCCGTACCGCCGCCGAGGTGTTGACCGACGAGCCCGGCGCGCTCTCCTGTCGGGCGGTGACCCACGCCCAGGCGGCTCCGGCCGGGACGACAGCCGCCCAGGCGGAGCCGGCGGTGGTGGCCGTGCTCGTCGCGGCCGTCGACCGGCGTGACCTGCCCGGCTACCTCGGGGCGCTGGCCGGCGCCCCGGTGTGCGTCCCGCTGGCCGGGGAACCGGCGCCAGACGCCGACTTCCCGTGGACGGTGGTCGGCGACGCGACCGGCGCGCCGCTGCTGCCGGTCTTCACCTCGCCCGGGGCGCTCGCTGCGTTCGCCGGGGACGGGGTGCCGTTCGTCGCGCTGGCCTGCGCCGACCTGTTTGAGGACTGGCCGGACCCGTCCTGGGGGCTGGCGGTCGACCCGGGCAACGCCTGGGGAGTCGCCCTGGCCGCGCCGGCCCTCGCCGCACTGCTGACGGCGAACGTCCCCGCCGGCTGA
- a CDS encoding LysR family transcriptional regulator, with the protein MNLELRHLRVVCAIAETGSVTKAASALGLAQPALTAQLQRIERTLGGPLFDRDRRGARPTALGELVLARARVLLPAMKGLQDEAARLAGAGGAPPCYRFGGVNSPILGRLVHRLAAEHPPAQITTFASWSVDELAQLVAGGRLDFALTGVCGDAIPSAGFGLSWQEVAIDPVLVLLPESHPLAERDEVRLADLRHEQWVAAPGDGCFGDCFAAACARAGFTPRKVYETDIRGCVDLVDAGVAVALCQATFRPVAGLVTRRIAGTPLRWRLLLGWHPDSPAAQGADLVLETAKAAYVDSLAPHPEYLSWLLSNPGFGVRRPSGIRPV; encoded by the coding sequence ATGAACCTGGAGCTGCGTCACCTGCGGGTGGTCTGCGCGATCGCTGAGACGGGGAGTGTGACGAAGGCGGCGTCGGCGCTCGGCCTGGCCCAGCCGGCGCTCACCGCCCAGCTCCAGCGCATCGAACGGACCCTGGGCGGCCCGCTGTTCGACAGGGACCGGCGCGGCGCCCGGCCCACCGCGCTCGGCGAGCTGGTGCTGGCCCGGGCCCGGGTCCTGCTGCCGGCGATGAAGGGGCTTCAGGACGAGGCGGCCCGGCTGGCCGGCGCCGGCGGGGCACCGCCGTGCTACCGGTTCGGCGGGGTCAACAGCCCGATCCTGGGCCGGCTGGTGCACCGGTTGGCAGCCGAACACCCGCCCGCCCAGATCACCACGTTCGCGTCCTGGTCGGTGGACGAGTTGGCACAGTTGGTGGCCGGCGGCCGACTCGACTTCGCGCTCACCGGTGTGTGCGGCGACGCCATCCCGTCGGCCGGGTTCGGGTTGAGCTGGCAGGAGGTGGCCATCGACCCGGTGCTGGTGCTGCTGCCGGAGTCGCACCCCCTCGCCGAACGCGACGAGGTGCGCCTGGCCGACCTGCGCCACGAGCAGTGGGTGGCCGCGCCGGGCGACGGCTGCTTCGGCGACTGCTTCGCCGCCGCCTGCGCCCGCGCCGGCTTCACCCCCCGCAAGGTGTACGAGACCGACATCCGCGGCTGCGTCGACCTGGTGGACGCCGGCGTGGCGGTGGCGCTGTGTCAGGCGACCTTCCGCCCGGTGGCCGGGCTGGTGACCCGCCGGATCGCCGGCACACCGCTGCGCTGGCGGCTCCTGCTCGGCTGGCACCCGGACTCCCCCGCCGCTCAGGGCGCCGACCTGGTGTTGGAGACGGCCAAGGCGGCGTACGTCGACTCGCTGGCCCCGCATCCGGAATACCTGTCCTGGCTGCTGAGCAATCCCGGGTTCGGTGTGCGGCGACCCAGCGGGATCCGACCGGTCTGA
- a CDS encoding hemerythrin domain-containing protein, translating into MSTVPLPPLPPAPEDGFRPGGRSIADIVDREHRQLLALLDQLTGPDATPQGGLPVLSAALSRHLSAEEQYLLPAVRAALPAATERVDAEIAADAGLLNALKGLTDGALTEVAERVRQHVDGVGGLVTELRAVATDEELIRLGNRLEIAEEAAPTRPHPGTPGTPPWNRIVEPAVGVVDKVLDVVTRRPTYLADLPEPPRD; encoded by the coding sequence ATGTCCACCGTTCCCCTGCCGCCGTTGCCGCCCGCACCCGAGGACGGCTTCCGGCCCGGTGGTCGCAGCATCGCCGACATCGTGGACCGGGAGCACCGGCAACTGCTGGCGCTGCTGGACCAGCTGACCGGCCCGGACGCCACGCCGCAGGGAGGGCTGCCGGTGCTCAGCGCCGCGCTGTCGCGGCACCTGTCCGCCGAGGAGCAGTACCTGCTGCCGGCGGTGCGTGCCGCCCTGCCGGCCGCGACCGAGCGCGTGGACGCCGAGATCGCGGCCGACGCCGGTCTGCTGAACGCCCTGAAGGGGCTGACGGATGGTGCGTTGACAGAGGTCGCCGAGCGGGTTCGTCAGCACGTCGACGGGGTGGGCGGGCTCGTCACGGAGCTGCGCGCGGTCGCGACCGATGAGGAGCTGATCCGCCTGGGCAACCGGCTGGAGATCGCCGAGGAGGCGGCGCCGACCCGGCCGCACCCGGGCACTCCGGGCACCCCTCCGTGGAACCGGATCGTGGAGCCGGCGGTCGGCGTGGTGGACAAGGTGCTCGACGTGGTGACCCGGCGGCCGACGTACCTGGCGGACCTGCCGGAGCCACCCCGCGACTGA